One genomic segment of Oxalobacteraceae sp. CFBP 8761 includes these proteins:
- a CDS encoding MFS transporter: MNETLVAAPVHHAPRRHPLSWVPTLYLAQGLPFYAVALVAGQMLKSMGVPNDQIARWTGLLGLAWAFKALWSPFLELAPSRRMAVVTCQIFGGACLAMVALALQLPMWFALCLALLAIVSLASSTHDIVADGIYISSLTAREQAAYAGWQGAFFNAAKFLSLGGLLILAGELEERFGIAAAWTVVFLLLGGLMVTLGLYHWHALPATPKLAGRIRHARDVKATLVDVFKTFFAKRGIWMAILFIILFRAGEGQIQSIGPLFLRDAREAGGLGLTTGQVGWVYGTVGTAAFLIGSIAGGYFTAWLGLKRALPLLILAMNLPNAVFWYLSDAQPVSMPLIVSALGLEMFGYGFGFVGVILFIMQVVASGPYQAAHYALGTGFMQLGFVLFRTISGDIQQALGYRDFFLWVLVAALPVLVLSRFMRIEAPDNAVENN; encoded by the coding sequence ATGAACGAGACGCTGGTCGCTGCCCCGGTCCACCATGCGCCACGGCGCCATCCGCTGTCGTGGGTGCCCACGCTGTACCTGGCGCAGGGCTTGCCGTTCTATGCAGTGGCGCTGGTCGCCGGCCAGATGCTCAAGAGCATGGGCGTTCCGAACGACCAGATCGCGCGCTGGACGGGCCTGCTTGGCCTGGCCTGGGCCTTCAAGGCGCTCTGGAGTCCGTTCCTGGAACTGGCCCCGAGCCGGCGCATGGCCGTCGTCACCTGCCAGATCTTCGGCGGCGCCTGCCTGGCAATGGTTGCGCTGGCCCTGCAACTGCCGATGTGGTTTGCCCTGTGCCTGGCGCTGCTGGCGATCGTGTCGCTGGCCTCGAGCACCCATGACATCGTCGCCGACGGCATCTATATCAGCAGCCTGACGGCGCGCGAGCAGGCGGCGTATGCCGGCTGGCAGGGCGCCTTCTTCAACGCCGCCAAGTTCCTCTCGCTCGGCGGGCTCCTGATCCTGGCGGGCGAACTCGAAGAGCGCTTCGGCATTGCTGCTGCCTGGACTGTCGTGTTCCTGCTGCTCGGCGGCCTGATGGTGACGCTGGGCCTGTACCACTGGCACGCGCTGCCCGCCACGCCCAAGCTCGCGGGGCGGATCCGTCATGCGCGCGACGTCAAGGCCACGCTGGTCGACGTGTTCAAGACGTTCTTTGCCAAGCGCGGCATCTGGATGGCGATCCTGTTCATCATCCTGTTTCGCGCCGGGGAAGGGCAGATCCAGTCGATCGGCCCGCTGTTCCTGCGCGACGCGCGCGAGGCCGGTGGCCTGGGCTTGACCACCGGCCAGGTGGGTTGGGTGTATGGCACGGTCGGCACGGCGGCCTTTTTGATCGGCAGCATTGCTGGCGGCTACTTCACGGCCTGGCTGGGCCTCAAGCGCGCATTGCCGCTCTTGATCCTGGCGATGAACCTGCCCAATGCCGTGTTCTGGTACCTGAGCGACGCGCAACCCGTCTCGATGCCGCTGATTGTCAGTGCGCTGGGGCTCGAGATGTTCGGCTATGGCTTCGGCTTTGTCGGCGTGATCCTGTTCATCATGCAGGTGGTCGCCAGCGGCCCGTACCAGGCGGCGCACTACGCGCTGGGCACCGGCTTCATGCAACTGGGGTTTGTGCTGTTTCGCACGATCAGCGGCGACATCCAGCAGGCGCTGGGTTATCGGGATTTCTTTCTGTGGGTGCTGGTGGCGGCGCTGCCGGTGCTGGTGCTGAGCCGCTTCATGCGCATCGAGGCGCCTGACAACGCGGTGGAGAACAACTAG